In Pygocentrus nattereri isolate fPygNat1 chromosome 3, fPygNat1.pri, whole genome shotgun sequence, the DNA window aGTTGTCTTCTCCAAAAGTACATATGGCAAATCTTTTTTccccaaaggtggtttaaacacaTGATAGGGTGGAGTGCTAAtgagtgtaaaatataaatgttggGGTATAGAATGTCTGCAGTAGTACTTTTGCCacatatcttcatttttttgtagattttgaaaaataaacacaatatttaatatatcaCAGCTCAATATTTCACAAAGTAACTGTTTAAGAACACTCCATTAACCAGTCAGGAAGCCTCTCTGCAAAGAAGTGGTCCTCAGTGCGTATCagttattttacatgcacactggTAGCTGACAAACTGAGAGGCAGTAAATAAACAGGACGTGAAGTGGTAGCATGATTCAGTGGTGGAAAGTaaggaggagtttaaatatattttatgaaaaCAACCATAGAGAAGTGAGACCGTGGTGTGCAGCCAATGTTAACTGACAGAGTAGTTAACAGATCATTAAACACATTGCAATTTAAAATGCAAGCATATGTAGTCACATGTACCCACAGTTTTGATGAAAAGAAGTATTAATGACAATAACAAACATATAGTTGATAAATTACTTGaaagtatttttcatttataaacagCAAAATTTACACATGTGGAATACTAAAGTGTGTGGAAAACTGTGCTACATTATGATGGAAACGAAAGCATTAAGAGCTTTTCAGGACTGAAAAGAGCCAGAAAACAGTCACTGTTGCTCTGTGGGAAATTATTGTTACCTGTAACTAAGGCTGCATTCAGCTTAACTCAGAAGTGAGAAGTGAGAGTTCAGAATTACATCATTTTCAGCCTCCAGACATTCGTGCTACAGAGTGAAATTAATACATAGATGGTTTTTATATTGTTAGCAACAATTCAGATAATATTCAGATAACACCGATGATAAGAGTGAAAACAAATACTACTATAATCTCATTATGTATTAGAGACATTGAACTTATTTACTGCTGACATGATTCTGATTCCTGATCTGATGCTGAATTCCTAGTTGAGGACACCTTCCAAATTTCTTAGAAGGAAGTTGGAATGAATTGTTCTTTTCCTagttggaattggagttgtatgGATATAGTCAGTGAGTGAGAAGCAACTCTCAGTGATTTCATTACTGGATGTATCAAAACATGACTGCTGTGACCAAGCCTGACCCAGTGCTGAACCTGGACAGCAAGCAGTGCAGAGTAACCGAAGCATTAGATTTAGGCCTAATGTGTTTTATCTCTCACCACAAATGGACAGTGCTGAAGGAACAAGTGTTGTCTCACTCATGTTGAGCTCCTGTGTAGATATAGCTGTGAGATCTGGCTGCAGTAATTATTATATGCTCCTTTTTATATAGGGATGAAGGCGGTTGGAAGATCATTATTAAAGGGTTTCTGGGCTGTGAGTGGGTGcctctgtgagtgtgtatttagctctttgtggggaccaaatGTCCCCAGAATGttataaaacattaacattttaatgctATCTGCACCAGGTAACATTGGGGAGTAACATTGTACAAAGTAACATGCTGCAGTAATGTGATTATGTTGACCTGTAACAAAGTAGCTAGTATAATGCGTTAGAGTTTAATGTCTTATCATCACATTAGAGGTACTTACTTAACCCTTTAACAAGACAAATttgtattacacatttctataacctaagaataaccctaaaagtttgcactgaagtccatgtagttactgaataatctatTCTCTAAACTattgtatgaaataaacctggaataTTAAAGGGTTAATACCTTGAAATcagtcttattacatattaagtttacttacttatttaacttacttaattacttattattcagtggcTACTAGGACTCTGCAACTAGCTgagtgcaaactagctgagttattcttaggctatagaagtgtgtaataaaactttgggcctgccagctGACCCTTAtcatgtaaggggttaatacGAATTTTGTTATCAGCATTACTAATGTCACTAAGAGAACAATATTAATTATGTGTGATGCATttaaacagtacattttgtGTGTATTATTGTCTGTCCTGGTAAAATCATCTAATTATGATTAAAACTCCTGAGCCTTACCTAAACAGGTCAGACTTAATTTTCATTCAGGAACTATTGTAACGTTTGGGAGTGATGAGGAGGTGGACATGTGCGAAGACAAGTGAGATTATGGgtaaatccagaatcagggtcaagacagtccagggtcaggtAGCCAACACATAGAGATCGGGGTACAGATATAATGAAACAGAAatccaaacaccaaacaataccataGATCAAACAATCTTCGTGGGAAAACACAGgtcttaaatacaacagggattaCGAGGgacaacaagacacaggtggcaaacgcaggtggttacaatcaagggtggagtctagaaacaagggagcagggcagggaaGAATCAAGACAAAAAACACattgacaaataaacaaaagcacatggacaatgggaggggccaatcatgacagaacCCTCCCCCAAGGCACACAGCACCAAAGCgtgccaaaagaaaaaaaacaaaaataaaacaaaaccaaacagacaCAGGGAACCAAAATCAGAACTAGACAGGGACAGGACACAAAACACGAGGAATAGAAGACAGAACAAGCACAGGAAACAGGGCAGGCAAAGAAACAGGAACGGACACAAGAGCATGCAGAACAGGAGCTATgggcacaggcacagaaactggAGCAGACAAGAGAcagcaccagacacaggaacagaggAAACATGAACAGACTGAGGACTAAACAAAGGCtgggagggaggacgaggaggaacAACAGAAAACACCAAACGAGGGACGACCGAAGGCACaacaggacaaggaaaacaaCTTTAGACAGACCAGGCAAAAGACAATggaacaggaaccaaaacaGACAGAGGCACGGGAACCGACACACAAACAGATAccaggacagaaacagaaggagagataggaacaggaaccacaacaggaataGGCAcgggcacagacacaacagtagggaacaaaacaacatcGGGAACAGAggaaggcaaaaacaaaggagcagACAGATGGAACAGGAGACCCAGGGGGagcaacagacacagacagaacagGAGGCCCATGGGGAGCAGCAGACGAGACAGAACAGGAGGCCCATGGGGGGCAGCAGACACAGGTGAGGGCGGAAagggtgggaacaaaggggctgCGACGTCCACAGAGTCAGGCAGACCTGCAGCGGCATCCACAGAGGTGCGGCACCAGGCGGCGGGTTCAGAAGCATGTCAGGCGGCAGGTCTGGAGGTGCGGGTGTGCCATGGGGTGTGGCCACGGGAAGAGGCGTGCTGTGGGTAGTGGCCACGGGAACAGGAACTCGGGTGGCATCCACAACACCAGGAACAGACTGCGGCAACAACATGGAGGAACAAGCAGAAACAGAACCCACTCGGCCActcccaaggctcactcgagCTATGGGAAGCTCGCAGTGGCACTTGAGAACGAGCCAAGTGCCATAAAAAGGGTTTTCTGCATGTTCTGTCCATCTCACCTTGTCTTGCTCAAGATGGGtggacccaaggcgcttacctgagctctcgtacAATACAAGATGGGTTTGTCCTTAGCCTTCTTACGGGAATGATGAGATGCTCTTGtaccctcagcgccaggggatttgctgtctccggtttggtggcgttgggacatgTCTAACTCGGGCTGCTTGGAAACAGCTGGAGTTTCGTCCCAATGGAACAACCACATACTGGAGTCTTGCTTTTTCACTGCGTCCTTGGTCAGCTggtctttcactaatgtttgggagtgatgaggaggcggacgcatgtgtgaagacaagcaagatttgttatgggcaaatccagaatcaggttcaagacggtccagggtcaggtagccaacacagagagattggGCTACAGACAACGAAATAGAAACACGGAAatccaaacaccaaacaatacaaacagcacaaacaaagaccagcaacttaacatgggaaaacacagggcttgaatacaacagggatgaaaggggacaacaagacacaggtggcacACACAGGTGGTTACACTCAAGGGTGGaatctagaaacaagggggcaggacagggaagaatcaaaacaaagagcacatggacaagtaaacaaaagcacatggacaactgtgaggggccaattgtgacaactGTAAACTTTACAATTTATTCACTAAGATTTTATTTTAGGCCAGCTGTTTTTGATCTGTTTCTACTGGGTGTTCATATAGCACCAACTATTCATTTTAATCAAGCATACGTTTCTGTCTTGTTCAGTAGAAGCACGGATATTGATGAGccttttaatttatatttacaaTGCCTTGCTATTAATTTCTAAATAAAGTACTGAAAATAACTATTGCGTTTTCCTTTGTACTTTCTAGTTGGTACAGATTTAAGGAGAACTGCAGAAGGAAAGTAATGAATAGTGAGATATTTATTCCAAGAAGTAATAAGTAATCTAATACCAGTTTGAGAGAATTAATTAGTGTTTTATAAGGGAACACTTTTTATTACCAACCCTAGGACATTTAGCTGTTCTATAgaataataaatgtattaaaatagaaaaaaaattgattttattaCAAAAAGATTAAAAGTATAGCAGAGCAGCATTAACATACACTCATACTGAAGAACATGAAACACCCACAAAGACAGTAATGAGTAGTGTGTGTAAACTAGCCCTTAGGATGTCAGAACCTCTGTGTCATCAAGTGCAGAAGGATTCGTCCTGTCTGGGCTGGAGGTGTTACCTTGGTGTCGCTGTGTCAGTATCTGTAACAgccaagttttttctttttttcctaatGCATAAATCCGGGTCTGGCAGGCCAGTGTGCTTTCTGGAAGGTCACTCCTCTAGCCTTCGCCAGTGCTGGTGGTTCTGGGCCAAAAGCTCACCAGTGTCCTGAGCAATGCTCAGCATGCACGTTCCCCATCCACAGACTCCTTACTACATGTAATGATTGTACAGTGtctggagaaagagagggaattTACCCAGTGGCAAAGAGACCtattaaagaaagagagatatatGTTGCTCTTGGGTCGGTTTGGGGCAAGTCCTCCCTATGGTCCACTCCTAAAGATCAAAACCTGTATCTCATCCACCTCGAGTGAAGTGAGAAGCTGAGTTGAGCCAAAACCCCATATTGGCGCCTTGGCTTTGGACAGCCATGCTTATTGGCTACTGCTCAAGCTGAGGTCGGACTGCATCCAGAACGAGAGCAAGGCTTTGTATCGTCGTATTTCAAGGGTGTGTGcgggtgtgtgagtgtatggGGGGTCGAATAGAAGGAAGTAGGTTTTGGGTTCAAAGCAGGCATGTTGAATAGTTCAGCTTCCTCCTAAACTGCTGGGTTGGAAACATATTGCTGAGAGCCTACAGATGAGAGATAAAAAGTTGAGCgtttcatttacatatttagtaGATTCACTGATTTAGCTTTGAAGGCTTGTGGAAATGGAAAAGTATATGTTTTTCATAATCTGTATATTTACTCCCTGTATATTTACTCACTGAACCCATGACCTTTGTATCAGTTGAGCTTTAAAGACAGTGTTACAATATCATGGGTGAAATTTTGGGGGACTTTTTCCCAGCTAGAATGTTTGTCAGCTCACTTTAATATCATCTACTATGTATAGAGACGGATCTCCcttacactagggggcagcctgCATTCTGATGCAACGAGTTTTCATGCAGTGCAGTTACTATCGAAAGCACTGCAGTCAGCACATTTAACTTATGACGTGGTCAGGAGCTTAGCTAATAGCACAGTCACTACTCTGCTAGTAATGGGAACAGATAGCGACTTTCAAAACTCTGGAAGCACACGGTTGTACGGAGTCTTGCTTGACATCCcgtataaattaaaataatgtgtggccatgggAAGAAGATCACGCCTTGCTGAGTCAtaggccacacattaggatctcattcttatgccttactaagtagaggccatgacttaattatcttgctCCCATGcctactaagttgtggccatgcattatttttatttatacagaatatcaccagcagggctctgtgtggTTGACTTATGTTCTCAGAACAAGTACCAAAGCCCACAGCTTCCATGGAGGAGGTCCTGTTGGCTTCGATCAACGATAGCACTTTTTAAAGGTGGTAGTCCAGTAATTGTCACTAACTTCTTCAATTTGCTCCTGACTGTGCAGCGCATTATGGAAAAGGGACTTTCTTTGCTTTCATCAATTGGAAACTTAGATGAGAAACATTATGAGTCAAAATTTAAAAGATACAGTCTGACATTCTAGTGCTAAATACTGAACTGGCCATTTACTGTGCATTACATGCCGTGTCTGGAGGGTTCCATTTTGCACTTCACTAAGGTAGGACATTTTTTACACTTTGTCAAATATAGGTTATTTGCTAATAATAGGTTTTATTCTTACTATATAGTTGACTGAGAGACTGACAAGTCTCAAATGTCACCAGTATCTCTAGATTTTTACTCCTTAATGTAGCTTTATCTTTTGACTTGACTTCTTCAGGATTTAGACATTTGgttcaaacattttcagaacAATTTTAATCCAATTTTCACCATAGTCTGCCCTGGACTGCACTCTATACTCCCCAGCCTTGAGCGTTCTGTTCCCCATAAACCCCAGACACCAGTGAGCagagagtgttgttaaaggctGGCTATGGTGAGAGCCTAGGCTTTTCACTGGGAGGTACAAGGCATGAGCTCTGTTTTAATTAGACACAGCTGAGCGGACCACCCCtccatacacatgcacacacacaccaaatctATAATCCAGTCTTGGCTTAAAAGGAAATGCTGGAGTTTCCATGTCTTCCTGGGTGGCCCATCGGTCATTCTGTGTGAGGGGCCTTGGAGAGGCTGTTTTTCTTGGTCTCAGACTTCAAAAGCGCATGGCTTTCGCCCCCAAATAGAAGGTCTGATCGAGAGGTCTGCCATTTGAGAGGAAGGCGAAAGCGTTTGGGGAATGTTTAGTCTTGATTTAATGGGGAACTTTTAATCGAATTgctccttttttcccccatcaACGCTGCATCTTCTAGTCAAACGGAGACACATGCTGTTCTCTTGGCACACTGACACTGTTTGATATTTGTTTAAACATGGTTGGTGAAGGCTGTGGGATTTTGTCtgagatgtttttatttgattattttttattttgtggtcATAGCTCTGGTCACTTTGAATAAAGACAGTATTTGTCTCAAAGCTCTCCAGTGAAGAGTGCTTGGTTAGGGCTGAGAGAGGTAGATCTGAGGCCCCTTTACAAACTCAATGTGTGCACAGGTCCAAAGCACTTGTGGTGTTACCATACGGTAATCTGGGTAAAAGTCCTGCTGACAGTTCATTCGTTCTGACATACAGTACTGGTCATATGTTTGGAAAGACCTGactgaatgtttgtttttgataaTTCTAAAAgcatattattgtttttaggaCAGGTGTGAATAGAGAATTTAATGCATAAGTGTATAATGTATAGAATTTATGTTGTAAATTATTTGaggttgtaaaaatatttttaaacatttattaagatCTTTTGGGCTGTGAAATGTTGAACAAAATCATCATCCTAATTACTTTGCACAACTCATTAAAAGTTAATTAGTAGAATGTCTGCCCTCGTTAATGCATTTGAGCCAATCAGCTGGATAGTGAAGAAGAGTGAATCTAAATAACTATTTGGTAAAAGTCCAATATTCCTGGATTTACTAACTCTTTAGGAGTAATTTTATAGTTTTGATGTCTTCGCGGTTATTCTAAATAATAGAAAATAGGCAAAAtaacaaatggaaaaatatcagaaacaaagaaaagctCTTCTATGAATAGATGTGGTGTCCAGAATTTTAAATGGTactatgtttattttcacttgctTGAGGATGAAGTGGAAAGTGAATACAGCGGCTTTCCTATACAGCCAAAGTGGGTGGGCAGCTAGACCTACTCTCCCCTACAGTTGGTACGTTGTTCAAATGTTTAAGCTTGGATATTTCCGTATTTAAACATATTCTGGCTATTTTTCTTTCCCAGACTAGGCTAAAATATACAGCCTATCGAATGTTACTACATACATTTTCAAGCACAGCTTTGAAACAGGGTTAGCTGACCACATTACCACGTCTCATGAAGCAAACCTGACCCACCACCTTCATTCTGCTGCTTACCGTCATTCTTATCATCCTCATAATCATCACGAGTGCTGTGTGCTGTTCAAGCGCTCTTACTGGGCGGCCTGCTATGAGCGTCTGAGCCATGTGGCCTTCAAAAGCCTTCATTAATGCGTCTGCTGAACCCGAGCCAGCTGCTTCTAATCTGCTCACCACCATGTCctaaagtgtgtgagagagtgtgtgggagtgtgtcaGGGGTGGGAGGGTGTTGTAGCACTTCTGTGCATGTATatgattgtgtgagtgtgtgtatttttttggaTTACATGTATGTGTCCTTATCTGTGGTAAGGTGGTATCACTACTGTGCGTGATGTGATTTGATGTGTATGTGCCCTGTGTGCTCTGAATGGACTTGCACATTAAAGAAATACTCCAGTGCTTTATACGATCATGAAACTATCACCATGAACAGTaacttcagtgttttcactatACTTAGAAAATAACTTGTTCACTCAAAACACACGTTTGCCTGATTTCTTGATTTCTCTTATAAGTGTACtttttgtattttgcatttttgaaTAGTCATGAAAGCTTAAAAAATATAGATGCAAATGAGCTTCTCTCTAATATTATATGTCCTCATTTTAAGCATCATGAGTTCATGTGAACTCTGCACTCCAACTGTGAAGAGCCTGCGTATTATGTTTTGGTCAAAGTTTCTTTTGCTTATAAagaagttttatttgtttagtgcAATGAAAGAAACATAGAAAAGCAACTACAGTTGTTTAAAGGCTACCACACACTGAATGAGTACTGCAGTGCTGCAAGGCAGAGAGTGCAAAGCACAGATATAGCACATAGAAAGCTTTGCAGATAAACATGAAGCTCAAGCTCATTTTAACAGGGATAGACGAAGCACAGTACTTTTATACTCAAGTATGTTTTGAAAATcgcatatttcatatttaagtaTAGGTATTCTATCTATATTTTTACTTGAGTAAAGGTTCAAAAGTATGTGCTTGTGGATATGCCTAAGTATCAAAAGCAAAAGTAATTTGACGTTTTGCAGATGTTAGGTTATTGTAGATGTTGTGTTATATATTCTTTGAGCACCGTCACATACTTTTGTCTCCTTACTCAGTAGAAATATAGAGAATACCCATACTCTTACTTATTTATCGGTATGCGGATGCGGATGTTAGTAAAAGGATTGGTTTTATTTACGTGAGGCAATGTCGAAGTCCAAGTGCAGGCGTGGGTCAAAACCAGTAAAGCATCTCCACAGGCAGACAAAAGTAAGACGTCaatccaaaaaaacaaagtcGGGTAAACAAGCAGAatagtcaaaaacaaaaatccaagATCAGGCAACCAGAAccaaaagggcaaggcaaaaatcagAGTCAAGATAAACAAGTACGAGGTCAGAACCAAACAGCTCAGCAAGTTCATAGGagaaacaatacttcacaaagagTACtagctaaagcccgggcttcTAAACTATCCTAACCAAGTAATGTGATAATGTAGCACAGGTGAAATGAGTCAATAATCCGGTGACTGTGATCGCTGATAGGTGCGTTACCAATCGTCACcggtcatgtgatctcccataggctcctgggaaatggagtccgtTATGGACTCCGACGCTATCGGGAAGTCTAAACTCACGTGTTCTCCCAGGGAATCTTGATAGAGATGGAGTTTGCAACACTGGGAGAGTCCGTCTGAGGCGGGACACAATACCTCTACAAGTACTTGTATAGGTATTGTAGATGTGTTATAGATTTTTGAGGGTTaggtataataataatgtataataatgtataatatctATGATAACTCAACATACTTTTGATACAAAGTACATTCACAACTGTgtccttttgtacttttactcaagtaaaatTTTATCAAGAACTACTTATGCTCTAGTACAGAACTACTGTACTTCCTCCACACCTGCATTTTACACCTTTATACTTAAGTCATATGTATTTAGTATCATCTGACGTTTCACAAACCTGCCCTGTTTAAGTTAAAGTTAGTAAGTAAAATAAGTTACAGTAGCCTTTATTGATCAAAGTTGCATAAAAACGAGTGCAAATGTAACTGCCTTTATTGACGCATAAGCTACTCTGCGTGAGATTCATGAAATGTAAGAATGTGGAAAGAAGCAGAGATTTGAGcttcagtgtgtgaaatcaaGTGTCAGCCTACTTGTacttacatatcatttacataatgcacaccctaattcatgcagatgCTTTGGTAAGGAGCCAGTAGAAGTGCAGCATTGGCTGTACTCATAGGTGGAGTTTGAGGTTGAGCAGTAAatgcactgctccccctactgaccaaactttatagtgtttatattaTGATGATAAATAATTTCAAAGATTAAATTGATGAATAACTAAGCTGTCTGTaagatttgtgtgtgtttattttatgatCAATTCGACTGTACACAACTTAAATAAGTGCCAATGTGACTAGGCTAGTGCCATTAGCTGAAGTGAAAGCAGATGTTTTGTCTGCTGAGTCTGCTCCCTGCTCCTCATTGCAAATCAGTAATAGACTTTCTGCTTTTCAGCTGTGTGTACATCAGGAAAAGCAGTGGATCAGCAAAGCAGCTTCAATGAGCTTAGCAGAACATTTGTGTGGATTTTGCAAAGGCTATGTGTGCGGCTGgtgcttttctcctcttttatttatttctccacTGGCAGGATGTTGCCACTAACTGCTCCCTGCCCTGCTCCTGCAGACCACCCTCACCAGTCATTTAGTGTCAGGGCCACCCAGCGCtcacatgcagtcagaccagaTCTGCCCCTAAGCCTGGAGGTGGGGAAGTCTCAGGTCTCACAGGCTTAAAGGAACAGCTGGGCAAAAAATACAATTAGCACAATTTCCCCATGACgttgttgtctgaagtttgcttctttatttttacactAAAGTTGGAGTTATGAGGTTAAAGAAGCTAAggagtaatgaaagcttatactGCACCAATTAGCACAGTGTAAACTACATAACTACTAACCTCAAACTTGcttacttatgtggtttctgacactgtgtgccAAAGAAAAAACTATTATTTTATGTGCCTTAGTCCTTTCTTATAGGTAACAATATGTAATACAGTGTAGGAAACTACATAAtcaagtctttttgagattacttaagaACTTGACACAGTTTTAGCTGTGTGTGATgacttaggcatgcagtttgaaTGGTGCTAATCAGTGTAGTATAAGCTTCTGAAACTTGTTAGCTAACTTGCTAGCTTGTTAGCATTAGtgtatgtcacgattggcccctcccagtcctgtccatgtgttcatgttgtgttttggtctagtccacgtgttttctttgttttggtttagtccagcccccttgtttagtgactccgtCCCTGATTGTCCCCACCTGTGtttctgcctgtccctcgtttaccctcatgtatttaagccctgtgttttcccctgtgtgtttgcaggtctttgtttggcttgtttgtttgatgttttatgtgctgtttgaattgtttgctggatgttttgtttgatgtatgcttGTTTGAGTTGTACTTTTGCTATTAGTTCTCTGTTTAGCCTGTTCTGTTAGTTATGCCTATTATGTAAGTTATGTATGTTAGTTCTGTTAGTCATGCCTGTCTTGCGATTTCTTcgtattggccatttgaacctggactttCATCACCAtgaacctggatttgccctaaaaaaaagtcgcttatctcagcgtatgcgtccgcctccacGCTCCCCACCGTTACAGTGTAACACCGCATGTGCTACCCCAGGCCTTAAGGAGgatgctggaggcaggattcaggTTTGCAGCAGCCATTTCTTTATTctcccaaataaataaacaaaacaaacaaaaccaacaccacgttaagctggccacttttcagtggctgatGCTAACTAGCTTTTTCAGTCTCTTCACCGAacttttcagctctttcagtcttttgctgctgatcgtccctctctctctctgttccctctcagctctttttaaaaagcgCTCATCGGCGCGCCAGAGCCAAGAGGGAACAAGAGCTCACCGCTCTGCCTCCCTGTCActgcccccagctggcagctcggcTGTCTGGGTCGAATGTGAGGCGTAGTGAAGCGGCCTTGCTGCGTAACAGGGGGCAGGGCCTGGGCGGCGGAGCTCCTCACTCTGGTGCCTCTTGTGGCTGGCACCAGcatcctcgtcctcctcctcccggCGTCACACTCGTGACTCGTGTCCGTCAGGGGATCACGGGCTTTGCGCTCTGCCCCCTCCACACTTACGGGTCTCTCCGTGGCATCCTCGTCGAGGTTTGTCGCCGCCTTCCTGCCGACCCTCGTGGTCATCATCATCGGGGCCCAGGGGGTGGGCGCATGCCACAATTAGCTTTACATCTCTGGTACAAAATTAAAACCTGTCTTGGGTGATCAGCTAATTTAGGCTAAGgataaaaaaatgagaaattagatttttgctaAGCCATTCTTTTGAGGCTACTTTTAGCTACTCATCACTCGACATCAGACTTGAGGTTCTGTTCATGTTGCGAGCTCATGCTTGGTTTATGGTGGGGGGTCCTAACTGCTCGGGAGGAGTTTATAGCTTTCTGGCACACTAACTTCGATTCATATCAGCACAGTACAGCGATTATGGGCCGCTCAAGACTGGTCAAAGGAAATGGACCAGCTcgatctctctttctctcactaacttctctctctccttctcctttcctctctccagCTATGGTAATTAAGGTGATTAACTCCAGGCCGGGTGTCTCATGCTGTAGGCAGCCTCAGTGAACACGCAGATTTATGGAGACGACGACTAGCAGTTTGCTCCTATGGAAATGTGACGC includes these proteins:
- the LOC108434890 gene encoding uncharacterized protein LOC108434890; the protein is MLVLLVMPVLRFLRIGHLNLDFHHHEPGFALKKSRLSQRMRPPPRSPPLQCNTACATPGLKEDAGGRIQLFLKSAHRRARAKREQELTALPPCHCPQLAARLSGSNVRRSEAALLRNRGQGLGGGAPHSGASCGWHQHPRPPPPGVTLVTRVRQGITGFALCPLHTYGSLRGILVEVCRRLPADPRGHHHRGPGGGRMPQLALHLWYKIKTCLG